Proteins found in one Sorghum bicolor cultivar BTx623 chromosome 1, Sorghum_bicolor_NCBIv3, whole genome shotgun sequence genomic segment:
- the LOC8056737 gene encoding acidic leucine-rich nuclear phosphoprotein 32-related protein 2, which produces MAAVGEDDAAWERAISAATKATSAPKTLALDGIVKSSTGRLPSAALLERVAASLEELSVAGARLSSLEGLPRLPALRRLSLPDNRLSGAAALAAVAEACGATLRHLDLGNNRFADVQELAPLAGVGVESLDLYQCPVTKVKGYREKVFALIPSLKHLDGADSEGNERLETDDDEDDEEDDEEGEEGEEGEGVEGEEEGEEEEEDDGEEGDEEDGEDGEGDGDEEGDEEAEDEDGEAEDDEVDADTEDKENIESKAGSSLPNKRKRDSEDDANGDK; this is translated from the exons ATGGCCGCCGTCGGCGAGGACGACGCGGCGTGGGAGCGCGCCATTTCCGCGGCCACCAAGGCCACCTCCGCGCCCAAGACCCTGGCCCTCGACGGCATCGTAAAGTCCTCCACGGGCCGCCTCCCCTCCGCGGCCCTGCTCGAGCGCGTCGCCGCCTCCCTCGAGGAGCTCTCCGTCGCGGGGGCGCGGCTCTCCTCGCTGGAGGGCCTGCCCCGCCTGCCGGCGCTCCGGCGCCTCTCCCTCCCCGACAACCGCCTCTCGGGCGCCGCCGCGCTCGCCGCCGTCGCGGAGGCCTGCGGCGCCACGCTGCGCCACCTCGATCTGGGGAACAACCGGTTCGCGGACGTCCAGGAGCTCGCGCCGCTCGCCGGGGTCGGGGTCGAGTCGCTCGACCTGTACCAGTGCCCCGTCACCAAGGTCAAGGGGTACAGGGAGAAGGTCTTCGCGCTGATTCCTAGCTTGAAGCACCTCGATGGCGCCGACTCTGAGGGCAACGAGCGTTTGGAGACGGATGACGACGAAGATGAtgaggaggacgacgaggagggggaagagggagaagaaggggaaggggtggagggagaagaggagggcgaggaggaagaagaggatgatGGAGAGGAAGGGGATGAAGAAGATGGTGAGGATGGTGAAGGGGACGGCGACGAAGAAGGTGATGAGGAG GCTGAAGACGAAGACGGTGAAGCTGAGGATGACGAAGTTGATGCAGACACAGAAGACAAGGAGAACATCGAAAGCAAAGCAGGATCTTCCCTGCCAAATAAGAGGAAAAGGGATAGTGAGGATGATGCCAATGGTGACAAGTAA